From one Triticum urartu cultivar G1812 chromosome 3, Tu2.1, whole genome shotgun sequence genomic stretch:
- the LOC125549069 gene encoding uncharacterized protein LOC125549069 gives MILVAVMAELLEEYTAAVARALERLLSAAPLRILPRRVRFVVLRTLPFASPSPPVPPPPPHAVPVLLAR, from the coding sequence ATGATCCTCGTGGCGGTCATGGCGGAGCTGCTGGAGGAGTacacggcggcggtggcgcgcgcCCTGGAGCGGCTGCTGTCCGCGGCGCCGCTGCGCATCCTGCCGCGCCGCGTGCGGTTCGTCGTCCTCCGCACCCTCCCCTTCGCCTCCCCCTCGCcgcccgtgccgccgccgcccccgcacGCCGTCCCCGTTCTGCTCGCGCGCTGA